One segment of Panicum virgatum strain AP13 chromosome 1K, P.virgatum_v5, whole genome shotgun sequence DNA contains the following:
- the LOC120644009 gene encoding uncharacterized protein LOC120644009 yields the protein MAAATMATAAGAAALLYYTLNRRLQTERLNQEGECSNSRDVVARGVPDSPSRSRVSRRDVRAPATWLETISTLSETLRFTYSETLGKWPIGDLAFGISFLLKRQGNLSVASIYAGNDSVELKGAEVIADLKYLLNLLTLCWHFSKKPFPLFLEATGYSAEDVLMQEPKAGILKPAFTILLDRDKQCILLLIRGTHSIRDTLTAATGAVVPFHHTIVQEGGVSDLVLGYAHFGMVAAARWIAKLAAPCLAQALHMYPDFKIKVVGHSLGGGTAALLTYVLREQEEFASTTCVAFAPAACMTWELAESGVHFITTVINGADLVPTFSAASVDDLRSEVTASAWLNDLRHQIEQTRILSTFYRSASALGSRLPSMANAKARVAGAGAILRPVSTGTQVVMRRARSVAQAAWTRPALQLSSWTCIGPRRRNNVSSTSTVTSEEIRASSSGGLESTSLLTETTVEASETVASEAIECTASEEVQSSVAVAVDAIGLVDDKVDSDDDIVDHHVDEDRMTDVELWQQLESELYRKREGEDDDIAEEMTESTIAEEVGGVAEDVLSETKEVHRFYPPGKIMHILTSSREETAHEESDVHQDDATNGESESSMGIFLTPRSLYGKLRLSKMMINDHYMPIYRRNIEQLISELEKDSYDPMGDSLNNTS from the exons TGCTTTACTATACACTGAACCGGCGTCTTCAGACAGAGAGACTGAATCAGGAAGGGGAATGCAGCAACAGCAGGGATGTGGTGGCCAGGGGTGTGCCGGATTCTCCCAGCAGGAGTCGGGTTTCACGGAGGGATGTACGAGCCCCTGCTACTTGGCTAGAGACCATCTCAACTCTGTCAGAGACACTGCGGTTCACGTATTCGGAGACCCTTGGGAAGTGGCCCATCGGTGACCTTGCTTTTGGGATCAGCTTCCTCCTCAAGAGGCAG GGAAACTTATCAGTAGCAAGCATATATGCTGGAAATGATAGTGTGGAGCTCAAAGGAGCTGAAGTGATTGCTGACTTGAAGTATCTTCTGAATTTGCTGACACTTTGCTGGCATTTCTCGAAAAAGCCATTCCCATTGTTTTTGGAGGCGACTGGCTACTCTGCGGAGgatgttcttatgcaagaaccTAAAGCAGGA ATTTTGAAGCCAGCTTTCACCATTTTGCTTGATAGAGACAAACAGTGCATACTTTTATTAATTAGGGGAACTCATAGCATCAGAGATACATTAACAGCTGCCACTGGTGCTGTGGTTCCATTTCACCATACAATTGTACAGGAAGGTGGTGTTAGTGATTTAGTACTAGGATATGCTCATTTTGGGATGGTTGCAGCTGCTAGGTGGATTGCAAAGCTCGCAGCACCTTGTCTGGCACAAGCATTACACATGTATCCAGACTTTAAAATAAAG GTTGTTGGACATTCACTTGGGGGTGGTACAGCTGCTCTCTTGACATACGTCCTGAGGGAGCAGGAGGAGTTCGCTTCTACTACTTGTGTGGCGTTTGCTCCAG CTGCATGTATGACGTGGGAACTGGCAGAGTCAGGAGTGCACTTTATCACTACAGTCATCAACGGAGCTGATTTGGTTCCAACATTTTCAGCTGCTTCGGTAGATGATCTTCGTTCAGAG GTGACAGCATCTGCTTGGCTAAATGATCTCCGTCACCAGATTGAACAAACCAGAATCCTAAGCACTTTTTATCGTTCTGCATCAGCCTTGGGATCCCGACTCCCTTCTATGGCAAATGCTAAAGCAAGAGTAGCTGGTGCTGGTGCCATCTTAAGACCAGTATCTACCGGGACACAG GTTGTAATGAGGAGAGCTCGAAGTGTAGCTCAGGCAGCATGGACAAGACCGGCACTACAACTATCCTCATGGACTTGTATTGGACCAAGACGGCGAAATAATGTTTCATCTACCTCAACTGTCACATCAGAGGAAATTAGAGCATCTTCCAGCGGTGGATTGGAATCCACTTCGCTGTTGACTGAGACCACTGTAGAAGCCTCAGAGACGGTTGCATCAGAAGCTATCGAATGCACTGCATCAGAAGAGGTTCAGAGTTCTGTTGCTGTGGCAGTCGATGCTATTGGCTTGGTAGATGACAAGGTAGACAGCGATGACGACATCGTCGATCACCATGTGGACGAGGACAGGATGACTGATGTGGAGCTGTGGCAGCAACTTGAAAGCGAGTTGTACAggaagagggagggagaagatGATGACATAGCGGAAGAGATGACTGAAAGTACAATTGCTGAGGAGGTGGGTGGCGTGGCTGAAGATGTGCTCAGTGAGACAAAGGAAGTGCATAGGTTTTATCCTCCTGGAAAAATCATGCATATATTAACTTCCAGTAGAGAAGAAACAGCTCATGAAGAGTCTGATGTTCATCAGGATGATGCAACAAATGGGGAGTCAGAGAGCAGCATGGGGATCTTCTTGACGCCAAGATCTCTGTATGGCAAGCTGAGGCTTTCGAAAATGATGATCAATGATCATTACATGCCTATATACAGAAGAAACATCGAGCAGCTGATCTCTGAGCTTGAGAAGGATTCCTATGATCCTATGGGTGATAGCCTTAACAATACATCTTAG